TTTTTATTACCGGAACTGCCAATGTTAATCCACTGGGTAAAGGCTTTGAAGGCGAATTAAGCGTTGCGGACGATCGGTTCATTCCCGGTCTCAGTAAACTGGCGGCTGCCATGAAAACCGGTGGCACCAAGGCGATTCTGCAGATTTTCAGTGCCGGTCGCATGAGCAGCAGCAAGATTTTGCGCGGTGAACAGCCGGTCAGCGCCCGTGCCGTCGCCGCCCCGCGTCCCGGTTATGAACCCCCGCGCGCACTCACGACTGCCGAGATCGAAGCAACGATTCATGATTTTGGTCAGGCGGTGCGGCGCGCGATTCTCGCCGGATTTGATGGCGTGGAATTGCATGGTGCCAACACGTATCTGATTCAGCAATTCTTTTCCCCGCACTCTAACCGGCGAACCGATGAATGGGGCGGCAATCGGGACAAGCGGATGCGCTTCCCGTTGGCTGTTGTTCATGAAGCCGAAAAAGTGATTGCGGCAACCGCTGATCGGCCATTTTTGCTGGGCTACCGGATTTCACCTGAGGAATTGGAAGAGCCGGGCATTACGTTGGATGATACGCTCGCCCTTATTGACGCCTTGAAAACCACCAAGATTGATTATCTGCATGTTTCACAATCCGATGTCTGGCGAACTTCGCTGCGGCAACCGAATAACCCGGCAATTGTGAACGAAGTAATTCGGGATCACGTTGCCGGTGCCTTCCCGATCATCGTGGTCGGCGATGTCAAAACCCCTGCTGATACCGAAAAAGCTGCGCAGGCATTTGACCTTGTCGCTATCGGCCACGAGCTGATCCGCGAGCCACATTGGGTTCAAAAAGTGTTAACCCACGACGAAAAGGCGATCCGTTACCAGATCGCCCCCGAAGATCTTGATGAGTTAGGGATTGCCCCGACTTTCCTTGACTTCATCGAAAGTATTTCCGGCGGCGCCAAGGGTGTTCCTTTGACTACCGCACTAGCTGACGACCGTTAAGCCGTTGCAATTTAAAATTTAAGTTCATCATGCGAGTCGAGCCGTAATAGCTCGGCTTTTTTCTTGTTGTATTCGTCTTGCGTAATCGCCCCAGTGTCGAGCAGGTCCTTATACGCTTTCAGCTTAGCGATCGTTGCCTGCTCATCCGCTTGTTCCTGAGCCGTTTTGGCTGCCTGGGCTGCCGCTTCCTGCTGCTTGCGGTGGTAGTACGAGTAAAGCGCGACGCCTAAAACAACGATGGCCAAAACAATGTACCAAAATTGAATCAGAATGGCGATGACGACCAGAATGGCAAAAAGGCCTGCGCAACCCATTTTTTGATTTTTCATATTGTCCTCCATATGTGCCGCTAGTAATCGTTGCAATCGTCATGATGCGGATCAGATACCGGTCATTTTTGCGGGATCCACCCAATCGTCAAACTGGGCGCTGGTGACATAACCGGATTTAAGCGCGGCAGTTTTGAGATCGGTTCCTTCGCGTTCTGCCAGTTGCGAAATTTCAGCGCTTTTTTCATACCCAATGTGCGGCGCGAGGGCCGTTACTGTCATCAGCGAGTGCGCAACCAGTGCTTTCATCCGTGGCGCATTCACGGTTAGCGAATCTACCAGCTTGGTCGTAAAACTCGACACGGTTTGGGTGAGCAGCGTGGTTGATTCAAGGAAGGTGCTGATGATCACCGGTTTATAAACATTCAGTTCAAAGTTACCTTGGGAAGCCGCAACGGCAATGGTGGTGTCGTTGCCCAACACGCGCACAGCCGCCATGGTCAACGCCTCGGCCTGGGTTGGATTCACCTTGCCTGGCATGATCGAGCTGCCAGGTTCATTGGCCGGAATGGTCAGCTCCCCATAGCCTGCACGCGGACCACTGGCCAGAAACCGAATGTCGTTAGCAATTTTCAATAGATCAGCAGCCAAGGTTCTAATACCGCCATGAACCAGACTGATTTCGGAATGCGCCGCCAAAGCCGCGAATTTATTGGTTTGAGCGGTCAATGGCAACCCATAAACATCGCTCAACCGGCCAGCAACGATTTGCCCGAAGTTTGGCGCTGCATTTAGTCCGGTCCCCACTGCGGTGCCGCCAATGGCTAACCGAAAAAGTGCCGGCTGGAGTTGCTTGATTGCCGCCTGATCATGAGCAAGCATGGCCGCCCACCCACTGACTTCCTGACCAAACGTCATTGGCGTTGCGTCTTGCAGGTGGGTGCGACCGATTTTAACTGTCTTGGCATATTCGGTTGCCTTAGTTTGTAAAGCCGTGTGCAATTCTGCCACCGCCACCAGTAATTCATTGACAGCTACTGCGGCCGTGATGTTCATGGCCGTTGGAAAGGTGTCATTCGAACTTTGGCTGCGATTCACATCGTCGTTAGGCAAAATCGGCAAATCAGGATTGAGTTTCGCCGCCTGGTGACTGACGACCTCATTCACATTCATATTCGTCTGCGTGCCGGAACCGGTTTGGTAAACGTGCAACGGAAAGTCCTGGCGTAACTGGCTATCCGGCAAGGCCAGTAGCGTATCCACCGCGCGGGTAATGAGTTGACCCTTAGGCGCAGGCAAAACGTCGGCTGCCACATTGGCGCGCGCTGCCGCTTTTTTGATTTGCAGCAACGCTTTGATTACCGCCAGCGGCATCAGCGGCCCTGCCTGAAAATTGTGCCGGCTGCGCTCGGTTTGCGGCCCCCACAATGCAGTCTCCGGAATTTCAACTGGTCCTAATGTATCTGATTCGGTACGTGTCTTTGTCATCCTTGCCCCCGTCTGCGGCGTTACCATGCCTGTCGCCAGATTGATAGTCTTATTTTACACGATCCACCAGCCAAGCGAACCCTAGGAAGCAAAAAAGTACGCCGCAGAAGATGATTTTTCCAAACTTCAGGCGTACTTTTCTAAATAATTTCAGTGTAATAGTGCCGCAACGAGCTGGGCGGCATCTTTTTTCAATTCAACGGAAGACGAGGATAAAACCGATAAGTAATAGTGAAGCGGATCAGCTTGCGGCGTTGGCATTCCGGCGTGCAACCAGCGGCTGACCAAGGCTGGGTCGGTTGACCAGGTTTGGATGCTGACCAAGCGGCGATCAGGATGATCCGGCATCGAACCCGCAATTTTGAGCGCTAATTCGGCTTTCAACAGGCGGTCATAAGCTAATTGCGAAACGGCGTAAATGAGCGGCTGGTCACTGCCGAATGTTGCGGCTTGCAACATGACCACACCTTCTGTATGAAGCGGAAAATTCTTGCGATCAACGCCGCTAAGCTTCAATAATTCGGCAAACGTGCCAGCATCATAGGTTCGGCTGGCCCGCACCGGCGACGCCATGATGCTGTTAAATTGCTTAAAAATCTGCCAAGGCGTTTGCGCTAAGTGGTAGTGCTTGTGAGTTTGTTGTTGATCCGAAAGCAATGCCCCACAAGCCTGAAGTTCCCACCGTGCTCTTTTTAAGGTCGTACGATTTTTGATCGCTGTCAGTGGCGCAAAGGTGGCAAAGAAATCCTTGCCACCGCGAAAAATCGTGCGCTGTTCGTGACTACTTTCCACGTCGAGATGATCAGCATACATCAACCCAATCAGCAAATCCGTTGCGTGTTGCGACAACATGGCTGTCCCTTTGTCTGTTTCAACATCATTCCCTAATTCTTTCGACGATTCCATTCCATCCCCACTTTCATCCTGCATCATTCAAAAAGCCGCCCTGATCACGTTGAGCTGATCAAGGCGGCTTTTTGAATATACAACAATGCTTAACAACTATCTCAACGATCTTTTGATGTCACCGTGTCCACTCACCCGATTAGAATTCGGAGTGTGCGGAGCTTGGACGAGATGGCCGGGCTTTAACCATGACTACCAAGTTCCGTTATCGGGTCAGTCAAGTACGTTCATGCGAAGGGACTTGGGTTCGCGTATGTTCCAATCCGAGAATAGCAAATAGCCACGGATCGTAACCTACTGACTCTTCAATTCCATCGCAACTCATCACCAAAGATGCAACGAGATTATTGTACGTCATTACTTGCTTTCGCCTCTTTTGCATCGGCTACAGCTTCCAGATGCGCTTCGTAGCGCTTGTTACCTTTATAGAGATCCCAGACAGTCCAGGCTAGCAACGCAAGCACCGCAACAATTAACGCATACGCGATGTCGTTCGCAATGGCAGTTTGTGCAGCCGTTGGATGGTCCCCGAAGAACCCGGCGATTGAATCTGGTAGGCCTTTAAGGTTCAGATAGGTCAAGCCGAGAACGGAGATCCAGCCAAGCACTTTGACCCAGCCGGTGTTCTTAAACCGATCTCCCATTTCGACCTTACTATTGGTAAACATTAACAGTGGCAACATTGAGAACGGTAGCGCGAAGGCCAAGAAGACCTGCGAGTTATTCATCAATGTGTTCAGCGCCTCATGTTGCTGAATCGGTGTTTCTCTGGCAGTCAACATAACGCAGACAATAACCGGAATGACGGAGATAATCCGGGTAACCAGACGGCGTGCCCACAACGGCATCTTCATGTGAATGAAGCCTTCCATGATAACCTGCCCAGTTAACGTACCGGTAATGGTTGAATTTTGACCTGATGCCAACAGTGCAACCGCAAACAGGATGGACAAAATACCGGACTTGGCAACGGCAATCAGAACCCCATTGCTAAGGGTTGAGGAATCTGACAATGCTTCAAACAAACCGAAGAAGGAAGGGTCTTTAACCGCGCCACTCTTGAAGACCGCAACCCCCATGACCAGCAGCAAGCAGTTAACAACGAACGCAAATGATAACTGGATATTGGAATCCCATGCGGAGAACTTAACCGCTTGGGCCACATCATCTGGGTCGTGGTGATCGATTTTCCGTGTCTGGGAAATCGCGCTATGCAGATACAGGTTATGCGGCATAACCGTCGCACCAATAATGCCCAACGCCCCTTGAATTGGACTCATGCCATTCACTGAAGGTGAGTTGGCGAAAGTTTTGCTTGTCGGAATGAAACCTTTTAGCAGTGCCCCCATGTTCGGATCCGATAAGGCAACTTGATAGATGAACACGAACAGGATGACAAGAATAAGTGCAACAACAATGGCTTCGATTTTGCGGAACCCGATCTTGGTCAGTAACAGTAATACCAAGACATCAAGCACCGTGATCAGTACCGAAATGACTAGCGGAATGTGGAACAAAAGATAAAGCGCGATGGCGGCACCGATAACTTCAGCAATATCAGTCGCCATGATCGCTAACTCTGTCAGAATCCATAAGACAATCCCTAATGTCTTCGATGTTCTTGCCCGAATCGCCTGGGCAAGATCCATTTGACTCACAATGCCAAGTTTAGCTGCCATGTATTGCAGCAACATCGCAATCAAACTTGACATTAGGATAACGGAAATCAATAGGTACTGGAAGTTTTGTCCCCCGGTAATGGAAGTGGACCAATTACCTGGATCCATGTAACCAACGGCAACCAGCGCCCCTGGCCCGGAATAAGCAAATAGCGTGCGCCAAAAGCCTTTCCCGTGCGGTACCTCGACAGTACCGTTAATTTCTTCCAATGATGGCCCATTCGCGTATTGGATGAGCTTCATGGAATGTTTCTTCTTGTTATCATCACTCACAATATGTCTCCCCCTGTTGAAGTCGCTTGCTGGTGCAGGAGATTGCGCCGGTAAGTGCTTTTTGTAGACGCGTTTACTGGTGTAGAAACCTCCGTGTAAGAGCCTTGGTCGCGATGGCCTAAGCCCCGGGTCATTGCGGTTGAGGACACTTACACTCCAGCTTCTAACCGCGCCAGTTCACGCTCTCTTCTTTAAAACGCGTTCACTGGGCCAGAAACCTCCGCATAAGGACCTCGACCGTAATGGCCAAAGCCCAGCCATTACGGTCGAGGCCACTTATGCTCCGGTTTCTAACCGGCCCAGTTCACGCTCTGAAAAAAGTTAAGTCCCTGGGGAACAAGGCCTTTTAGGTCTCCCTAACTTAATCCTCTAATAGAATATGCCTTGAAGCTGATATCGTCAACCGTTTCATGAAAATAATTTGTATTTTCAGTGAACAAATTGTGATTAGTTAATTTAATAATGCTGGTGCAAGAATGCCGGCTCATGGGCATTTCGCAGTTTTTTTTGTCCAGCTTGCTTTCAGAAAACTTTTTTCAGTTTCATCATGACCTTTTTTTAAAACTTGGAAAATGTGAAAATTTTCCTGCGTATTAAATCAGTTATACAAATTTATTGCATCAGGTTTAGGCATCCCATATGATAAGGATAGTAACAGAAAATTTATATCACGAAATGAGGAATTACGTATGGAAGAAGTTCCTGACGCGCAACCGCCCGCCACGGCGCACAGTATCAAGGATCTGCAGCAGCAGTTGCAGGTCCCATCCCTTGACCACGGTCTCTCCAAAGCTGAGGCCGCTGAACGTTTAAAAGTTAATGGCCCGAACGCCATTGAATCGCATCCGACGCCAAAATGGCTGATTTTTCTGCGACAGTTTAACAACCTGATCATTTATATTCTGATGATTGCCGCAATTTTGACCACGATTATTGGTGATGTCACCGATACTTCAGTCATTGTTTTGGTGATTATCGTCAACGCGATCATCGGCTACTATCAGGAAAGCAACGCCAGCGACTCGCTTGAGAAAATCAAAAAAATGCTGGCGCCTGAAGCCACTGTCTATCGGGACGGTGAGCGTCTCGACATCCCCAGTGCGGATTTAGTGGTTGGCGATGTTGTGTTCTTAGAAGCCGGCGACAATGTACCTGCCGACTTGCGCCTCGTTGATATCGACAACCTCACCATTCAAGAAGCCGTCTTGACCGGTGAGGCTAATTCTGTCATTAAGACCACTGCCACGCTGCCGGCTGATACGCCGCTTGCCGATCAAAGCAATATGGCTTTTGCTTCGACAGCCGTTGCAGGTGGTAGCGGCATCGGGATCGTGGTCGCCACTGGCCACGACACGGAATTCGGTAAAATTTCCCAAGCCGTCTCCGATGTTCGAAAGGGCCGCTCCCCGATGATGCGTGAAATTGATGGCATCGGGAAAGGCATTTCATATGCGATCATCGCCGCGGCGGTTCTGCTCTTCATTTTTGGCCTGATCATCGGCAAGTACAGTCTGCCTGTATTGGCACTCGCCATTGTCACGATGGTCGTCGGCTCGATGCCAGAAGGCTTGCCGGCCACCACCTCCGTCATCTTGGCTATGGGCGTTTCCAACATGGCCAAAAAGCAGCACGTCATCGTCAAAACCTTACCAGCCGCCGAGACTTTGGGTTCCGTTGATGTCATCTGTACCGATAAGACCGGCACGCTGACCAAAAACGAAATGACCATTACCACCATTGTCACGCCAAAGGCCACCTATGAGGTCAGCGGTTCGGGTTACACGCCGAAAGGAACCTTTACCCTTGCAGGCAAACCGATTGAGCCAACCGCCCATCCAGATTTAATTGCTTTGCTGACGGCCGGTTTTGAAGCGAACGACACCGAGCTGCATCAAGAAGACGGCCGGTATGTGATCAACGGCGAGCCCACTGATGGCGCTTTTCTCACTGCCTATTACAAAGTCTTTAAAAAGGATCCGGACAACACCGAACGCGATTTAATGCCGTTTGATTCCAACAATCGCTATATGGCCAAGTTGGCAAAGTGTGCTGACGGGAAAACCCGCTTATTCGTCAAAGGATCGCCGGAGAGGCTACTGCCCTTAGTGGTAACTGCTCATCCGGATTTCGACACCGACTATTATTTAAAGTTAACCAGTCAATTCAGTGTTCAAGGCCAGCGCGTGATTGCCGTAGCCGAAAGCATCGTCGAGCCTGACACCACCGAGATCACTCCGGCTCTTTTAGAACAAGGGCTTGATTTTCTGGGGCTCACCGCGATCATTGATCCGCCGCGTGAATCGGTCACCTCCGCGATCAAACAAATGCGGCGCGCGGGCGTTAAAGTCAAAATGATTACCGGTGATCATCCAGAAACTGCGCTGGCAATTGCACAGAAACTGGACATGGCCGATTCTCCGAAAGCCATCACCGGCGCCCAGTTAGCCGCACTATCAGATGACCAACGGCAACGGGCCATTCTGGACACCGATGTTTTTGCGCGAACCACGCCAAAAGATAAACTAACGATTGTGACCGCCTTACAGGATGCCGGCAACGTCACTGCCATGGTTGGCGACGGCGTCAATGATGCACCGGCTCTTAAAAAGTCCGATGTCGGCGTTGCTATGGGCCAATCCGGAACCGATGTCGCCAAAGATGCGGCCGACATGGTTCTGACCGACGATCGCTTTGCCCGCATGGAAACGGCGATTGCCCAAGGCCGCCGTATTTACCAAAATATCAAGAAAAGTATTCTGTTCCTGCTGCCGACATCGTTTGCGGAAGGCTTGGTGATCGTGTTCACCATTCTGACGCAACAAGCCATGCCTTTGCGTGCCAGCCAACTATTGTGGATTAACATGGTCAGCGCGATTACCATCCAATTTGTCTTCATCTTCGAACCCGCCGAAGCCGGCACGATGGATCGTCCGCCGCGAAAGAAGAATGCTTCGATGATGCACAAGCACGATGTTTTCCAGATTGCGTATGTCGCCATGATGATCGCCGGTATCGGACTGTGGGCGTTTGATTGGTTGACTGCCAACCATTTGACCGACCGCGTAACTGCCAGCACCATGATGGTCAACATGATTGTCTTGGGTAAAATCTTTTACCTCTTCAACATCCGCACAAACACCTTGGCGCTTTCCAAGAACTTCTTCAGTAACCCTATGGCGTTTGTCATCATCGCGGTCATGTTGGCTCTCCAATGCTTCTTGACTTACGTACCGTTTATGCAGGATATTTTCCAGACCGCACCTATGTCTTGGCGCGAATGGGGGTTGGCAGTTGCGGCCGGGTCTATCATCCTGATCGTCACGGAAATTGACAAAATCATTCGCATCCGTTGGGACCGGCTACATGGCCACGGTGCCTTTCCTTCTGTTTCCAAAACCAATGAATAATGTTCGGTTGACCTAAACTTTTTCTTTTCTTTTTGCGATAACAATGGTAATAATATAAGTAAGGCTTCCCTAACAAACCTTATGCGTATTCAGAAAACCCGACAAGTTGGTTCCTTATCCCCCGACTTAGCGGGTTTTTTGAGCGCTTTTTTCTTTTCAGTACCAGTGACGAGGTTGAGCACATCCGCATCGTGTCACCAAAAAATATTTCAGGCAATCCTAAATTCGGTCTTTTAAATAAAAATACAGCTGGTATACTGTAGGTGAAAAGAAGAGGAGCTGATCGTTTTGAAATTGTACCAAGGTCTCACGCAAGTCCAAATTAACGAAGAATTTGCTGGTGAAGCAAGTGGCTATAAGATTACCACGACCCTTGATAAACCGCTGAACTACGAGCCAACGATTTTGTATCAGTATTTGGATACCGTTTTAAGGCCAGGCAGCCGGCATGACCAAAATAATTTGCGTTATGTGACTGACCCAGCGTTCATCGGGGAAAATTTCGATTATCAAAGCGTTCCTTTCACCTCGCATATGACTGATTTCGATGAAAAAATGGCATTTGCACGCAAACTGGTTGCCGACCTCAACCGTCATTTGTCAGTCAACATTAAACCGGCCGACGCGGAAATCGAGTTGGTTTTTGTTGACTGAAGCAACCGCGTTACCTCCTTTCCTAGTCGCATCACGGCTTCTCTCCTGATCACTGCGGCTAAGTCATTAAGTCAAGCAGCTTAGTTGCAACAAAACACCGCCTAACTTTTTTCGTAAATTGCAAGAACAAGTTAGCCAGTCGTTGAAGGACAATCCCAGAACAGGCCGTTATCAAATAGAAGTTGTGGCGCTAGAGAGACTACTGGGCCATGCGGCGAACGCGCCGAGCTTCGGCCTCAAAGTTTTGCTGGGGTGTGCAGTAGCCCTGTTGTTTGCGAGGCAACTGATTCAAGCGGTCTTGCGTGGCCTGCACTTGACTAGGGCTAATGTCATCTAGGGACATGCCCTTAGGGAAGTCCTGGCGGATCATCCGGTTATGTGCCTCGTTGGTGCCACGGTCGCAGGACGTGTAAGGATGGGCGTAGAAGATCTCAGTTTCCGTCCCAGCAAAAGCAGTATTTAAGGCGGTGAACTCGGGTCCGTTGTCGGCTGTGATGGTCTTGATGCAAGCTCCCCATTCGCGCTTGATTCCACGCAATGCATAGCTCACAGAGTCTGCATCTCGTCCTTCGATCAAGCGGAGAAGTTGGCAACGGGTCTTGCGCTCAATCAGAGTCAAGATGACGCTCTCCTTGCCATTGCGTTTACCGACAATGGTATCCATCTCCCAGTGACCGAACTGCCTGCGTCGTTCAACGACCTTAGGCCGTTCCTCGATACTGCGGCCAGCCAGGCGCTTAGCCTTGGTGTGGTGCTGGTGAGAGGTCTTCCGCTTAGTCTTCTCCAACAGGTCGATATTTCGAATCTCTAGGCGTTGGTCGTCAATGTACTGGTACAAAGTCGAGGCACAAACAAGCTCTTCAGGAGTAAACAGCTTGTGTCGCTTGGCATAGCCGATTGAAGCATCCGGCGACCATTTGTCCTGCTTAGCTCGCTGTACGTACCAGGCTAAGAAGACCTGTACGCTGGCGAACTTGTCAGGACGATGGCAGCTCAAGCGTGCAGTCTCGTAACGTGCCTGAGCAGCCTCTGGCAGGTATTGTCGATGGTAGACGCGCTTGCCATTACTCTTCTTGACCTGATCTACTGTACCTCGCTTGATTTCATTATTAATGGTCTGCGGGCAGACGCCAATTTCAGCAGCAATCCAACGATTGGACTTCCCAGCTTGGCGGAATCCGGCCACTTTTCCGCGCTCGAGTGATGTTAAGTGCTGACCTTTTTGGCGGTGTGTGCTATCCTGTTTCTGCATCAAGACAATATCCTCTTCCATTGTTTGTGTAGGAACTTCAATGATACAGGATATCTGTTCTTGATGTTTTTTATTGTCCAAAAAATTTTGAGACAGTGGCTAACTTGATTCTAAAATGCGCGGCCTAACTTTTTCGGGTTAGGCGGCGTTTTGTTCATACAGGTATGAAAATGTTTTTAAATCTAGGTTCTACAATACGTAAAGACGGCCTTCTTGCGCAGGGATGTTACCCTCGTGAAAGGAAGCCGTCTTTGTCGTCTTATTGCGCTTTTGCGACCGTTTTCGGCAACGTCAACGCCAGTAACAAGCCGATGAGTCCCACACCGGCAAAGACAGCAAAGGTGACAACGAACCCGCCAGCATTGCTGTGCAGCGCGGTTTGCATGTTAGACAGAAGAACCGTTGCAAACATGACGCCCGCCGAACCGAACAGTTGCCGGGCGGTCGTGGTGACGGCGGTGCCATCCGCCACCAAGTCATTCGGCAAGGCGTTTGCACCAGCTGTCACTGATGGCATCATCACAAACGCATTACCGGCTTCCGTCGCCATCGCCAGCACGATAGCGCCGATTAACGGTAGGTGGTGGGCAAAAATAGCCAGCAAGCCAAAGCCGCCGGTAATCAGAACCATCCCGATCATCGCAACCAGGCGCGGCCCAAAGCGATCAAGTAGCCGACCGCTAACCGGGTTAAGCAGACTCAGTAAAACCGCTGCCGGAACCAAGGACAGTCCCGAAACCAGTGGCGACAAACCTAACAGCGTCTGAAAATACAGCGGCATTAGAATCGTCGTGACAATTAACCCGATATAGGAAATGCCGGTTAAGAACACCGCTTTGGTAAACATTCCGGTCGCAAACACGCGCATTTGCAGCATCGGTGGCTGCCGGTTTAACTGTCGGACCACGAAAATGCCTGCCGCTAAAACGCCTAGAATCAACAGGCCAACAACTCCGGCATGTAAGCCTTGTTTTGACCAAGCGCTCAAAGCGTACAACAGGATTGGAAAACTAGCAGACAAAATAAACGAAACCCAGTCCAATCGGGTTGGCGCCATCGGCATCACCGAAGCAATCGTCACCGTCGAAACTGCCAGTACCAACAGTGACACGATCAGGAAGAACAAAAACAGTGCCTGCCACGGGAACCACGTCAACAAGACGCCGGAAATAATCGGACCGACTGCCAACGCTGAGCCCATTACCAAGCCGGCGGTGCCCATCACTTTGCCACGCTCCGAATGCGGCGTAATCGTTAGCAAGACGGTCTGGAAACTGGGGAAAATTATCCCGACAGCAACTGCCTCAAGCAACCGCCCGATCATCAAAACGGTAAAATTCGGCGCCCAGATACATAGCCCGGTCCCGATCGCAAAAATCAGTTCAATCGCCTGAAATAACCGTTGAAACGGAACGTTATGCAAAAGCCACGGGCTAACCGGAATCATTAACGTCATCACCAGCATAAAACCGGTTGTCAGCCACGCGACCGTATCCGCGCCTAGGCCAAATGCCTTCATAAACGCCGGATACGCGGTACTCAAAGAAGACTGCGAAATTGACATCGAGAACGTTCCTGTCAGCAAAGTTGCCACAAACGCACCGCGATGTCTTATCGTTGAAACACTCATAACATCATCGATTTCTATTTAGTATGGTTGGAGCCTCACATTTTCATGCCCATTTTTTCATAGGACTGCATACCGCCCATCCATAATTCAGATGGCTTGACGCCGCGCTCTTTTGCCAACGCCTTCATCAACGTATCCATGTCCATCAACTTATATTCCTGTTTTGGCTTATTCGGATCAAACGTTTCGATTTGCGCCATCATGCCGCCATCTTCATGCTCGAGGATGTGGCAGTGATACATGTAAACGCCGGGCAAATCAAACCGAACCAGTAGCCGAACCGTTTCACCTGGGTTAACGCCAATGGTATCTTTGTAGCCATGCTCATTCGGATAAGGTGCGTGACCGTTACGTGACAGAACCAAAAATTGTGTGCCATGCACATGGAACGGGTGAACCATACCCGGTGCCTCATTGCTGTTAGTGACATCCCAATACTGGGCCTTGCCAATCGGTTGAGTAGCGTCAATTCGCTGCATTTCAAATTTCTTGCCGTCAATGGCGACACTTTCATCCATGCCCTGCATGACCACATGCCGAATTGGCAAAGCAGGATCCACTGCCAGCGCATTCACGGTGAATAACTTATCCGGCAACTGGGTGTGATCCGGCTCAAATGCATGAATCCGGAACTTTAAGATTGGCACGTCATCCGTGAACAGAGTCACCTCGTCGCCTTCATGATACTGACCAAAATCAACGATGACTTCATCCCGTTCAGCACAGGTCATCATCAAATGGGTCAATGAAACTGGCTCAGGCAATAATGAACCATCCCCGCCAATCTGGGTAAATGGCAGATCATCGGAAAAATGCAGACGCCATTCACGACGATTGGCACCGTTCAAAAAGCGTAACCGAACTTTTTGCGTCGTGACGTCAAAATAAGGATTAACTGTCCCGTTGATCATAACAGTCGGGCCGGCAATCCCATCAGGATCATAATCAGCGCGGTAATCCCACTGATTGTTCTCATGAAAGCGCCGATCCTGCAAAATGACCGGAATGTCATCCACGCCATAATTCCGTGGCAATGGCAGACGCTCCTCATGGTCATCTTTGACAATGACCATCGCCGCTAGTCCATGCCATACCTGCTCCGCCGTTTCCGGGCACGGATGGGCGTGCAGCCACAGCGTCGTAGCCGGTTGATCCAGCGTGAAATCAATTTGCTTACTTTCACCAGGATAAACC
Above is a window of Lacticaseibacillus casei DSM 20011 = JCM 1134 = ATCC 393 DNA encoding:
- a CDS encoding NADH-dependent flavin oxidoreductase, which translates into the protein MSEYSFLKPFTFKHQAIQLKNRVVIPPMTTRLSFEDGIVTSDEIRYYQERAGGVGLFITGTANVNPLGKGFEGELSVADDRFIPGLSKLAAAMKTGGTKAILQIFSAGRMSSSKILRGEQPVSARAVAAPRPGYEPPRALTTAEIEATIHDFGQAVRRAILAGFDGVELHGANTYLIQQFFSPHSNRRTDEWGGNRDKRMRFPLAVVHEAEKVIAATADRPFLLGYRISPEELEEPGITLDDTLALIDALKTTKIDYLHVSQSDVWRTSLRQPNNPAIVNEVIRDHVAGAFPIIVVGDVKTPADTEKAAQAFDLVAIGHELIREPHWVQKVLTHDEKAIRYQIAPEDLDELGIAPTFLDFIESISGGAKGVPLTTALADDR
- a CDS encoding SHOCT domain-containing protein translates to MKNQKMGCAGLFAILVVIAILIQFWYIVLAIVVLGVALYSYYHRKQQEAAAQAAKTAQEQADEQATIAKLKAYKDLLDTGAITQDEYNKKKAELLRLDSHDELKF
- a CDS encoding class II fumarate hydratase, producing MTKTRTESDTLGPVEIPETALWGPQTERSRHNFQAGPLMPLAVIKALLQIKKAAARANVAADVLPAPKGQLITRAVDTLLALPDSQLRQDFPLHVYQTGSGTQTNMNVNEVVSHQAAKLNPDLPILPNDDVNRSQSSNDTFPTAMNITAAVAVNELLVAVAELHTALQTKATEYAKTVKIGRTHLQDATPMTFGQEVSGWAAMLAHDQAAIKQLQPALFRLAIGGTAVGTGLNAAPNFGQIVAGRLSDVYGLPLTAQTNKFAALAAHSEISLVHGGIRTLAADLLKIANDIRFLASGPRAGYGELTIPANEPGSSIMPGKVNPTQAEALTMAAVRVLGNDTTIAVAASQGNFELNVYKPVIISTFLESTTLLTQTVSSFTTKLVDSLTVNAPRMKALVAHSLMTVTALAPHIGYEKSAEISQLAEREGTDLKTAALKSGYVTSAQFDDWVDPAKMTGI
- a CDS encoding Nramp family divalent metal transporter, coding for MSDDNKKKHSMKLIQYANGPSLEEINGTVEVPHGKGFWRTLFAYSGPGALVAVGYMDPGNWSTSITGGQNFQYLLISVILMSSLIAMLLQYMAAKLGIVSQMDLAQAIRARTSKTLGIVLWILTELAIMATDIAEVIGAAIALYLLFHIPLVISVLITVLDVLVLLLLTKIGFRKIEAIVVALILVILFVFIYQVALSDPNMGALLKGFIPTSKTFANSPSVNGMSPIQGALGIIGATVMPHNLYLHSAISQTRKIDHHDPDDVAQAVKFSAWDSNIQLSFAFVVNCLLLVMGVAVFKSGAVKDPSFFGLFEALSDSSTLSNGVLIAVAKSGILSILFAVALLASGQNSTITGTLTGQVIMEGFIHMKMPLWARRLVTRIISVIPVIVCVMLTARETPIQQHEALNTLMNNSQVFLAFALPFSMLPLLMFTNSKVEMGDRFKNTGWVKVLGWISVLGLTYLNLKGLPDSIAGFFGDHPTAAQTAIANDIAYALIVAVLALLAWTVWDLYKGNKRYEAHLEAVADAKEAKASNDVQ